A single genomic interval of Streptomyces sp. NBC_00663 harbors:
- the fsxC gene encoding FxsC protein has protein sequence MHDGRSARRVRSKAFYFFVSYAPAPVTSGDAEAEDLEPDKDVEEFHSDLIRAVAGLSGSLVPSSLGYLDATDRGGPDMARALQRSHCFVPLITPRYFTDGYCGRQWTAFETRSRRGTSIPVLWAPVPTTALPLPVDLDLPEPGRPVAPMQVEAEALRRYTEGGLYGLRQYPGGSDYYDQCVRRIAQCIVQAAHRTPEPAPGEAEFADLNVPDAFATASWHRLGIAVLAPDMNHLPPGRSDTKYGHEPRDWQPFSDGLSIPLVERTAELARNLGFAPEIRTYDEAEAVFLGRSDADSPWVLIIDPWILHDRGAVERLRNFDALDLPWVTVLTAFADDPQTLRARERLGELLESALPRRLSRGRAIQRWAVAGTGLDHSEAFNSRFVELADSAAQQYLNRPLRSSTSPSASADSQGDQEAQP, from the coding sequence ATGCATGACGGCCGTTCCGCACGTCGCGTGCGCAGCAAGGCGTTCTACTTCTTTGTGAGTTATGCCCCCGCGCCCGTGACAAGCGGTGACGCGGAGGCCGAGGACCTTGAGCCGGACAAGGACGTGGAGGAGTTCCACTCCGATCTGATCAGGGCGGTCGCGGGGCTGAGCGGTTCCCTCGTGCCCTCCTCCCTCGGCTATCTCGACGCCACCGACCGTGGCGGCCCCGACATGGCCCGGGCCCTCCAGCGCAGCCACTGCTTCGTACCGCTGATCACCCCCCGCTACTTCACCGACGGATACTGCGGCCGCCAGTGGACTGCCTTCGAGACCCGCTCCCGCCGCGGCACCAGCATCCCGGTGTTGTGGGCACCCGTCCCCACCACCGCGCTCCCGCTCCCCGTCGACCTGGACCTGCCGGAGCCCGGCCGACCGGTGGCACCGATGCAGGTCGAGGCCGAGGCGCTGCGCCGCTACACCGAGGGTGGTCTGTACGGCCTGCGGCAGTACCCCGGGGGCTCGGACTACTACGACCAGTGCGTCCGCAGGATCGCCCAGTGCATCGTCCAGGCCGCCCATCGAACACCCGAACCCGCCCCTGGCGAGGCCGAGTTCGCCGATCTCAACGTGCCGGACGCGTTCGCCACCGCCTCCTGGCATCGGCTGGGCATCGCCGTGCTCGCCCCGGACATGAACCACCTGCCACCGGGCCGCAGCGACACCAAGTACGGTCATGAGCCCCGGGACTGGCAGCCTTTCAGTGACGGCCTGAGCATTCCGCTGGTCGAACGCACCGCCGAACTCGCCCGCAATCTCGGCTTCGCCCCCGAGATCCGCACCTACGACGAGGCCGAGGCCGTCTTCCTCGGCCGGAGCGACGCCGACAGCCCCTGGGTCCTCATCATCGACCCCTGGATCCTGCACGACCGCGGTGCCGTGGAGCGGCTGCGGAACTTCGACGCACTGGACCTGCCGTGGGTGACGGTGCTGACCGCGTTCGCCGATGATCCGCAGACCCTGCGGGCCCGCGAGCGGCTCGGTGAGCTGCTCGAGTCGGCGCTGCCCCGCAGGCTCAGCCGCGGCCGGGCCATCCAGCGCTGGGCGGTCGCCGGTACCGGTCTCGACCACTCCGAGGCGTTCAACTCCCGGTTCGTCGAACTGGCCGACAGCGCGGCCCAGCAGTATCTCAACCGTCCGCTACGATCCTCGACCAGCCCCTCGGCGTCGGCCGATTCGCAGGGTGACCAGGAGGCCCAACCGTGA
- a CDS encoding TIR-like protein FxsC yields MPDHQPRAMVQEPYGFLSYGRNPESPESHEPPDELLVRFRGRLSRHLRELTDLRAGIDAVYLDKEIPVGSAWKDVLKDRLARCQVLVPALSPRLFSSKWCALEWECFERRQQLQRDRGTFIRDAIVPVLWAPLRPDEIPPPYSEVQYTHRDFHADYQRLGLLGLYSLGRHTTANGIAFQLAQTIARVAVMARLEPCDPGLFDDLFDSMNGSAGEEHDA; encoded by the coding sequence GTGCCTGATCACCAGCCCCGCGCCATGGTCCAGGAGCCCTACGGCTTCCTGAGCTATGGCCGCAACCCCGAGTCACCGGAGAGCCACGAGCCGCCGGACGAGCTGCTGGTGCGCTTCCGCGGCAGACTGTCCAGACATCTGAGGGAGCTCACCGACCTGCGCGCGGGGATCGACGCGGTCTACCTCGACAAGGAGATCCCGGTCGGCTCCGCGTGGAAGGACGTGCTGAAGGACCGGCTCGCCCGCTGCCAGGTCCTCGTACCGGCCCTGTCCCCACGGTTGTTCAGCAGCAAGTGGTGCGCCCTGGAATGGGAGTGCTTCGAACGCAGACAGCAACTCCAGCGTGACCGGGGGACGTTCATCCGCGACGCCATCGTCCCCGTGCTGTGGGCTCCGCTGCGACCCGACGAGATCCCCCCGCCCTACTCCGAGGTGCAGTACACCCACCGGGACTTCCACGCCGACTACCAGCGGTTGGGGCTGCTCGGCCTGTACAGCCTCGGACGGCACACGACCGCCAACGGGATCGCCTTCCAACTGGCGCAGACAATAGCCCGCGTGGCGGTCATGGCCCGTCTGGAACCCTGCGACCCTGGCCTCTTCGACGACCTCTTCGACTCCATGAACGGCTCGGCTGGGGAGGAACACGATGCATGA
- a CDS encoding aminoglycoside N(3)-acetyltransferase → MRTASLLSAELRELGVEKGMTLLLHASLRSVGPVRGGGRTVLRALLDTLGPEGTLVVPTFTEGNSLTSRAYLHMTRDLTRHQLLSYREHMEPFCAASTPSQGMGRLAEQVRVTPGAMRSTHPQASFAALGPGSARITSGHALDCLLGERSPLGRLYEEEAYVLLLGVGYETCSAFHLAEYRRPRPPRRRYDCRVLTDDGPRWRCYVDVDLDDSDFGTLGRCLETSTDAPIARGRIGTADSRLFPLRWAVDAARDWLAENRTRSEGHTRSEGHTRSGNLPAEADRA, encoded by the coding sequence ATGAGAACTGCCTCACTGCTCAGTGCCGAACTCCGTGAACTCGGCGTCGAGAAGGGCATGACGCTGCTGCTGCACGCCTCCTTGCGGTCCGTCGGGCCGGTGCGCGGCGGCGGCCGGACGGTACTGCGCGCCCTCCTCGACACGCTCGGCCCCGAAGGCACGCTGGTGGTGCCCACGTTCACCGAGGGAAATTCGCTGACATCACGGGCTTATCTCCACATGACGCGAGACCTGACGCGACATCAACTTCTGTCCTACCGTGAACACATGGAGCCCTTCTGCGCGGCTTCTACGCCCTCGCAGGGCATGGGACGGCTGGCGGAGCAGGTGCGGGTCACTCCGGGAGCCATGCGCAGCACACACCCGCAGGCGTCCTTCGCCGCGCTCGGACCCGGGTCCGCCCGGATCACGAGCGGCCACGCCCTGGACTGTCTGCTCGGCGAGCGCTCCCCGCTGGGCAGGCTGTACGAGGAGGAGGCGTACGTCCTGCTGCTGGGCGTCGGCTACGAGACCTGCTCGGCCTTCCATCTCGCCGAGTACCGCCGACCCCGTCCGCCCCGCCGGCGCTACGACTGCCGGGTGCTGACGGACGACGGCCCGCGCTGGCGGTGCTACGTCGACGTCGACCTGGACGACAGCGACTTCGGCACGCTCGGCCGGTGCCTGGAGACCTCCACGGACGCCCCGATCGCCCGCGGGCGGATCGGCACCGCGGACAGCAGGCTGTTTCCGCTGCGGTGGGCGGTGGACGCGGCCAGGGACTGGCTGGCCGAGAACCGCACCCGGTCCGAGGGCCATACCCGGTCCGAGGGCCACACCCGGTCCGGGAACCTCCCCGCGGAGGCCGACCGTGCCTGA
- a CDS encoding FxsB family cyclophane-forming radical SAM/SPASM peptide maturase — translation MTAGTRAFRQFVLKMHSRCDLACDHCYVYRHADQSWRRRPQVVPDEVAAAMVSRIAEHARAHPELPRVHVILHGGEPLLAGPDRLARTAQDLRAALDGVCDLDLRMQTNGLLLDEATCRMLVRERISTGISLDGDRASNDRHRKRANGAGSYDAVVRAVRLLGSPEHRGAFAGLLCTIDVQNDPVAVYEALAALDPPRVDFLLPHATWDRPPPADPARPAAHARWLITVHDRWTADGRPFPVRLFDSIEAGRDGRESFTEALGLGSPDLVVVETDGEIEQADWLKTAGPGAPATGFHVLRNSFDEAAAHPGFLAQGGGAETLSRQCRECSVVRICGGGLYGHRHRAANGFDNPSVYCEDLFRLIGHVLRAPRPRPARRTHTLTAHGFDSLAAGDGDTAALRALTDAEASVRRMLLTALCARYPGPEASALAHLDRQWPGQTARTVRHPYLGTWAVRGIEGRLPAAAVRQRLGEIALAAALKTGIELSVDLPEEADQAHLPGIGHLAFPAGHGPVALLARAGGLLVAARPDEPPRPLTDAADSGFAWRAVRRLATREFSVLVEDTDRYRDGFSGGLGGDPLPASPTPAPALDEAEHTRWLRQFTEAAVHLRARNAGRGPGVRALFTACTPLRSTGPHGQVAADPHAFGALGVALPDTAVALAGLIVEGVQQMKFNALADLFDLAGDDETKEGLRSAYLDRLPARAIPHDGLTAAGRRMADRLRG, via the coding sequence ATGACCGCAGGGACAAGAGCATTCCGCCAGTTCGTCCTGAAGATGCACAGCAGATGCGACCTGGCCTGCGATCACTGCTACGTCTACCGCCACGCCGACCAGAGCTGGCGGCGCCGGCCGCAGGTCGTCCCGGACGAGGTGGCGGCGGCGATGGTGTCACGCATCGCCGAACACGCCAGGGCCCACCCCGAACTCCCGCGCGTGCACGTCATCCTGCACGGCGGCGAACCCCTGCTCGCCGGACCCGACCGACTGGCCCGCACGGCACAGGACCTGCGCGCCGCACTGGACGGCGTGTGCGACCTGGACCTGCGCATGCAGACCAACGGCCTGCTCCTGGACGAGGCGACATGCCGCATGCTGGTCCGCGAGCGGATCAGCACCGGCATCTCCCTCGACGGCGACCGCGCCTCCAACGACCGCCACCGCAAGCGGGCGAACGGCGCCGGGTCCTACGACGCCGTCGTCAGGGCCGTACGCCTCCTCGGCTCGCCCGAGCACCGCGGCGCCTTCGCCGGGCTGCTGTGCACCATCGACGTACAGAACGACCCGGTCGCCGTGTACGAGGCCCTCGCCGCGCTCGATCCGCCGCGGGTGGACTTCCTGCTTCCGCACGCCACCTGGGACCGGCCACCGCCGGCGGACCCCGCCCGCCCCGCCGCCCACGCCCGCTGGCTGATCACCGTCCATGACCGCTGGACTGCCGACGGCAGGCCCTTCCCGGTCCGCCTCTTCGACTCGATCGAGGCCGGCCGGGACGGTCGGGAGTCCTTCACCGAGGCGCTCGGGCTCGGCAGCCCGGACCTGGTCGTCGTCGAGACCGACGGCGAGATCGAACAGGCCGACTGGCTCAAGACCGCGGGGCCCGGAGCGCCCGCCACCGGGTTCCATGTGCTGCGGAACTCCTTCGACGAGGCCGCCGCACACCCCGGCTTCCTGGCCCAGGGCGGGGGAGCGGAGACGCTGAGCCGCCAGTGCCGGGAGTGCTCCGTGGTCCGGATCTGCGGAGGCGGACTGTACGGTCACCGCCACCGCGCCGCCAACGGCTTCGACAACCCCTCCGTCTACTGCGAGGACCTCTTCCGGCTGATCGGCCATGTGCTGCGTGCCCCCCGCCCCCGTCCGGCGCGCCGGACGCACACGCTGACCGCCCACGGCTTCGACTCCCTCGCGGCGGGCGACGGCGACACCGCCGCCCTGCGCGCCCTCACCGACGCCGAGGCCAGCGTCCGCCGGATGCTCCTCACCGCCCTGTGCGCCCGCTACCCCGGCCCAGAGGCGAGCGCCCTGGCCCACCTCGACCGGCAGTGGCCCGGGCAGACCGCGCGGACCGTACGCCACCCGTATCTCGGCACCTGGGCGGTGCGCGGCATCGAAGGGCGGCTGCCGGCGGCCGCCGTACGGCAGCGGCTCGGCGAGATCGCGCTGGCGGCGGCGCTCAAAACCGGCATCGAACTGAGCGTCGACCTGCCGGAGGAGGCCGACCAGGCCCACCTGCCGGGGATCGGACACCTGGCCTTTCCGGCAGGCCACGGACCGGTCGCCCTGCTCGCGCGTGCCGGTGGCCTCCTGGTCGCCGCCCGCCCGGACGAACCGCCCCGCCCCCTCACCGACGCGGCCGACTCCGGCTTCGCCTGGCGCGCCGTACGACGCCTGGCCACACGGGAGTTCAGCGTCCTCGTGGAAGACACCGACCGCTACCGCGACGGATTCTCCGGCGGCCTGGGCGGTGACCCCCTGCCCGCCTCTCCCACCCCCGCACCCGCGCTCGACGAGGCCGAACACACGCGCTGGCTCCGTCAGTTCACCGAGGCCGCCGTGCACCTGCGCGCCCGCAACGCGGGCCGGGGCCCCGGAGTGCGCGCCCTGTTCACCGCGTGCACCCCGTTACGGAGCACCGGCCCCCACGGGCAGGTCGCCGCCGACCCGCACGCCTTCGGCGCCCTGGGAGTGGCGCTGCCGGACACCGCCGTGGCGCTGGCCGGCCTCATCGTGGAGGGAGTGCAGCAGATGAAGTTCAACGCCCTGGCGGACCTCTTCGACCTCGCCGGCGACGACGAGACCAAGGAGGGGCTGCGGTCCGCGTACCTGGACCGCCTCCCGGCCCGGGCGATCCCGCACGACGGCCTCACCGCGGCCGGCCGCCGGATGGCCGACAGGCTGCGCGGCTGA
- a CDS encoding amino acid permease: MSSTLFRTKRVEQSILDTEEPEHALKKSLSALDLTVFGVGVIIGTGIFVLTGTVAKNNAGPAVALAFVVAGVVCALAALCYAEFASTVPVAGSAYTFSYASLGELPAWIIGWDLVLEFALGTAVVAVGWSGYIASLLDNAGWHLPEALSGRDGADGFGFDILAAALVLVLTGILVLGTKLSARVTSIVVAIKVTVVLVVIIAGAFFIKGDNYDPFIPKSQPVDAGGDLQAPLIQLMFGWAPSNFGVMGIFTAASVVFFAFIGFDVVATAAEETKNPQRDMPRGILGSLIICTTLYVAVSIVVTGMQHYTELSVTAPLADAFKAIGHPWYAGFISFGAAVGLTTVCMILLLGQTRVFFAMSRDGLLPRFFSQVHPRFKTPHRPTILLGVIIAIVAGFTPLSELAELVNIGTLFAFVVVAIGVIILRRTRPDLHRSFRTPWVPVLPILSVLASLWLMLNLPTETWLRFAIWMVLGFVVYFLYGRSHSRLAKGKETPVGQVVKPKPPNGSAE; encoded by the coding sequence GTGAGCAGCACACTCTTCCGGACGAAGAGAGTCGAGCAGTCCATTCTCGACACCGAGGAACCAGAGCACGCGCTGAAGAAATCCCTCTCCGCGCTGGATCTGACCGTCTTCGGCGTCGGTGTCATCATCGGCACCGGCATCTTCGTCCTGACCGGCACGGTCGCCAAGAACAACGCGGGACCGGCGGTCGCCCTGGCCTTCGTCGTCGCCGGCGTCGTCTGCGCGCTGGCCGCGCTCTGCTACGCCGAGTTCGCCTCCACCGTCCCGGTGGCCGGCTCGGCCTACACCTTCAGTTACGCCTCCCTCGGCGAACTGCCCGCCTGGATCATCGGCTGGGACCTGGTCCTGGAGTTCGCGCTCGGCACGGCGGTGGTCGCCGTCGGCTGGTCCGGCTACATCGCCTCGCTCCTCGACAACGCGGGCTGGCATCTGCCGGAGGCGCTCAGCGGCCGGGACGGCGCCGACGGCTTCGGCTTCGACATCCTCGCGGCGGCGCTCGTCCTCGTGTTGACCGGCATCCTGGTCCTGGGCACGAAGCTGTCCGCGCGCGTGACGTCGATCGTCGTGGCCATCAAGGTGACGGTGGTCCTCGTCGTCATCATCGCGGGCGCCTTCTTCATCAAGGGCGACAACTACGACCCGTTCATCCCCAAGTCCCAGCCGGTGGATGCGGGCGGTGACCTCCAGGCGCCCCTCATCCAGCTGATGTTCGGCTGGGCGCCCTCCAACTTCGGCGTCATGGGCATCTTCACGGCGGCGTCCGTGGTGTTCTTCGCCTTCATCGGCTTCGACGTCGTGGCGACGGCGGCCGAGGAGACGAAGAACCCGCAGCGGGACATGCCCAGAGGCATCCTCGGCTCGCTGATCATCTGCACCACCCTGTACGTGGCCGTGTCGATCGTCGTGACCGGTATGCAGCACTACACCGAGCTGTCCGTGACCGCCCCGCTCGCCGACGCCTTCAAGGCCATCGGACACCCCTGGTACGCGGGCTTCATCAGCTTCGGCGCGGCGGTGGGCCTGACGACGGTCTGCATGATCCTCCTCCTCGGCCAGACCCGCGTCTTCTTCGCCATGAGCCGCGACGGTCTGCTGCCCCGCTTCTTCTCCCAGGTCCACCCCCGGTTCAAGACACCGCACCGCCCGACCATCCTGCTCGGCGTGATCATCGCGATCGTCGCCGGCTTCACCCCGCTCAGCGAACTCGCCGAACTGGTCAACATCGGCACCCTGTTCGCGTTCGTGGTCGTCGCGATCGGCGTCATCATCCTCCGCCGCACCCGCCCCGACCTGCACCGCTCCTTCCGCACCCCGTGGGTCCCGGTCCTCCCCATCCTCTCCGTCCTCGCCTCCCTGTGGCTGATGCTGAATCTGCCGACGGAGACGTGGCTGCGGTTCGCGATCTGGATGGTCCTCGGCTTCGTCGTGTACTTCCTGTACGGCCGCTCGCACAGCCGGCTGGCGAAGGGGAAGGAGACGCCGGTGGGGCAGGTGGTGAAGCCGAAACCGCCGAACGGCAGCGCGGAGTAA
- the dxs gene encoding 1-deoxy-D-xylulose-5-phosphate synthase gives MPLLTRIRGPRDLDRLSLEQLDQLAEEIRTFLVDAVSKTGGHLGPNLGVVELTIALHRVFDSPKDKVLWDTGHQSYVHKLLTGRQDFSRLKMKGGLSGYPSQAESEHDVIENSHASTVLGWADGLAKANQIQKRDDHVVAVIGDGALTGGMAWEALNNIADAKDRPLVIVVNDNERSYAPTIGGLANHLATLRTTDGYERFLARGKDLLERTPVVGKPLYETLHGAKKGLKDFIAPQGMFEDLGLKYVGPIDGHDIEAMESALARAKRFGGPVIVHVLTEKGRGYQPALQDEADRFHGIGPIHPDTGLPVKASGADWTSVFGDEMVRLGKERQDIVAITAAMLQPVGLKKFADTFPDRIYDVGIAEQHGAVSAAGLATGGLHPVFAVYATFLNRAFDQVLMDVALHKCGVTFVLDRAGVTGTDGASHNGMWDMSILQVVPGLRLAAPRDADQVRAQLREAVQVDDAPTVVRFSKGAVGPAVPAVGRVGGMDVLREPGTDTPDVLLVSVGALAPMCLEIASLLDKQGITTTVVDPRWVKPVDEAMAPLAERHRVVVTVEDNSRVGGVGSAIAQALRDAGVDVPLRDFGIPPRFLDHASRAEVMAEIGLTAPDIARQVTGLVSKLDGRYSSAAAAEEPEPARD, from the coding sequence GTGCCGCTGCTGACCCGCATCAGGGGACCGCGCGATCTGGACCGGCTCAGCCTGGAGCAGCTGGACCAGCTGGCAGAGGAGATCCGGACCTTCCTCGTCGACGCCGTCTCCAAGACCGGCGGCCACCTCGGCCCGAACCTCGGCGTGGTCGAGCTCACCATCGCCCTGCACCGTGTCTTCGACTCACCGAAGGACAAGGTGCTCTGGGACACCGGACACCAGTCCTACGTCCACAAGCTGCTCACCGGCCGCCAGGACTTCTCCAGGCTGAAGATGAAGGGCGGCCTGTCCGGCTACCCCTCGCAGGCGGAGTCCGAGCACGACGTCATCGAGAACAGCCACGCGTCCACGGTCCTCGGCTGGGCCGACGGCCTCGCGAAGGCCAACCAGATCCAGAAACGTGACGACCACGTGGTCGCCGTGATCGGTGACGGCGCCCTCACCGGCGGTATGGCCTGGGAGGCGCTGAACAACATCGCCGACGCCAAGGACCGCCCGCTGGTCATCGTCGTCAACGACAACGAGCGCTCCTACGCGCCGACCATCGGCGGCCTCGCCAACCACCTCGCGACCCTGCGCACCACCGACGGCTACGAGCGCTTCCTGGCCCGCGGCAAGGACCTCCTGGAGCGCACCCCGGTCGTCGGCAAGCCGCTCTACGAGACCCTCCACGGCGCCAAGAAGGGCCTCAAGGACTTCATCGCCCCGCAGGGCATGTTCGAGGACCTCGGCCTGAAGTACGTCGGCCCCATCGACGGCCACGACATCGAGGCCATGGAGTCCGCGCTCGCCCGCGCCAAGCGCTTCGGCGGCCCGGTGATCGTCCACGTCCTCACCGAGAAGGGCCGCGGCTACCAGCCCGCCCTCCAGGACGAGGCCGACCGCTTCCACGGCATCGGCCCCATCCACCCCGACACCGGCCTGCCGGTCAAGGCCTCGGGCGCCGACTGGACCTCCGTCTTCGGCGACGAGATGGTGCGGCTCGGCAAGGAGCGCCAGGACATCGTCGCCATCACGGCCGCGATGCTCCAGCCGGTCGGCCTGAAGAAGTTCGCCGACACCTTCCCGGACCGGATCTACGACGTCGGTATCGCCGAGCAGCACGGCGCGGTGTCGGCCGCGGGCCTGGCCACCGGCGGACTGCACCCGGTCTTCGCCGTCTACGCCACGTTCCTCAACCGCGCCTTCGACCAGGTCCTCATGGACGTCGCCCTGCACAAGTGCGGCGTGACCTTCGTGCTCGACCGCGCCGGTGTCACCGGCACCGACGGCGCCTCCCACAACGGCATGTGGGACATGTCGATCCTCCAGGTCGTCCCGGGCCTCAGACTCGCCGCCCCGCGCGACGCCGACCAGGTCCGCGCGCAGCTCCGCGAGGCCGTCCAGGTCGACGACGCGCCGACGGTCGTACGGTTCTCGAAGGGCGCCGTGGGCCCCGCCGTCCCCGCCGTGGGACGCGTCGGCGGCATGGACGTACTGCGCGAGCCCGGCACGGACACCCCGGACGTGCTCCTGGTCTCCGTGGGCGCCCTCGCCCCCATGTGCCTGGAGATCGCCTCGCTCCTCGACAAGCAGGGCATCACCACCACCGTCGTCGACCCGCGCTGGGTCAAGCCGGTGGACGAGGCGATGGCCCCGCTGGCCGAGCGGCACCGCGTGGTCGTCACCGTCGAGGACAACTCCCGCGTCGGCGGCGTCGGCTCCGCGATCGCCCAGGCCCTGCGCGACGCCGGCGTCGACGTACCCCTGCGCGACTTCGGCATCCCGCCCCGCTTCCTCGACCACGCCTCGCGCGCCGAGGTGATGGCGGAGATCGGGCTGACCGCGCCGGACATCGCCCGGCAGGTCACCGGCCTGGTCTCGAAGCTGGACGGCAGGTACAGCAGCGCGGCGGCGGCCGAGGAGCCGGAGCCCGCACGCGACTGA
- a CDS encoding sugar ABC transporter permease: MSDTSKVEKTDGVVADQSTVAPADDPTAAPVTVVDPRLLIREEGLKGYLTEFKRKVKGGELGSLPVVVGLIVIWTIFQLKNDLFLSADNLSNISYFMAATGMLSIGLVFVLLLGEIDLSVGSVSGLASTIFAVFVVNHGMGQWLALILAVVTGVAIGALHGWFFAKIGVPAFVVTLAGFLGWNGLMLWLLGDSGTINIPSDSGPIQLLGQSSFFMDQAIVGAYLLAGLAVASMLIGSLMDQRRRKAAGVPFRATSEILIRVGALAVAAFAAAVVLNNSAGVSNALVIFLASLVIVDFVLRRTTYGRKVFAVGGGIEAARRAGINVPMVRISVFAISGGFAAIGGMFFAGQTASATLNAGGGNTLMLAIAAAVIGGTSLFGGRGNVWSALLGMLVIQSIQTGLDLLNMNTSIQYMITGGVLLGAVVIDSVSRKSQKAAGRG; the protein is encoded by the coding sequence GTGAGCGACACGTCGAAGGTAGAGAAGACGGACGGAGTCGTGGCGGACCAGTCCACCGTGGCCCCCGCCGACGACCCCACGGCCGCCCCGGTCACGGTCGTCGACCCGCGCCTGCTGATCCGTGAAGAGGGTCTCAAGGGCTACCTGACCGAGTTCAAGCGCAAGGTCAAGGGCGGCGAGCTGGGCTCGCTGCCGGTCGTGGTCGGCCTGATCGTCATCTGGACGATCTTCCAGCTGAAGAACGACCTGTTCCTGAGCGCGGACAACCTGTCCAACATCAGCTACTTCATGGCCGCCACCGGCATGCTCTCCATCGGCCTGGTGTTCGTGCTGCTGCTCGGTGAGATCGACCTGTCGGTCGGCTCGGTCAGCGGTCTGGCGTCCACGATCTTCGCGGTGTTCGTGGTCAACCACGGCATGGGCCAGTGGCTCGCCCTGATCCTGGCCGTCGTGACCGGTGTCGCCATCGGCGCCCTGCACGGCTGGTTCTTCGCCAAGATCGGCGTTCCGGCGTTCGTCGTGACGCTGGCCGGCTTCCTCGGCTGGAACGGTCTGATGCTGTGGCTGCTCGGCGACAGCGGCACGATCAACATCCCGTCCGACAGCGGCCCGATCCAGCTGCTCGGCCAGAGCTCGTTCTTCATGGACCAGGCCATCGTCGGCGCCTACCTCCTGGCCGGCCTCGCCGTCGCGTCCATGCTGATCGGCTCCCTGATGGACCAGCGCCGCCGCAAGGCCGCGGGTGTGCCCTTCCGGGCGACCAGCGAGATCCTGATCCGCGTCGGGGCGCTCGCGGTCGCGGCCTTCGCCGCCGCGGTCGTGCTGAACAACTCCGCCGGTGTCTCCAACGCGCTGGTGATCTTCCTCGCCTCGCTGGTGATCGTGGACTTCGTGCTGCGTCGTACGACGTACGGCCGCAAGGTCTTCGCGGTCGGCGGCGGCATCGAGGCGGCCCGTCGTGCGGGCATCAACGTGCCGATGGTCCGGATCAGCGTCTTCGCGATCTCCGGTGGCTTCGCGGCGATCGGCGGTATGTTCTTCGCCGGTCAGACGGCGTCGGCGACGCTGAACGCCGGTGGCGGCAACACGCTGATGCTCGCCATCGCGGCGGCCGTCATCGGTGGTACGTCGCTGTTCGGCGGTCGCGGCAACGTGTGGTCGGCCCTGCTGGGCATGCTGGTCATCCAGTCCATCCAGACCGGCCTCGACCTGCTGAACATGAACACGTCGATCCAGTACATGATCACCGGTGGCGTCCTCCTCGGCGCCGTGGTCATCGACTCGGTCTCGCGTAAGTCCCAGAAGGCAGCGGGACGCGGCTAG
- a CDS encoding ATP-binding cassette domain-containing protein, whose amino-acid sequence MVHVSATPVLALRGVSKRFGAVQALTDVELEVHAGEVVALVGDNGAGKSTLVKTIAGVHPIDEGVIEWDGKPVSINKPHDAQGLGVATVYQDLALCDNLDVVGNLYLGRELLHRGVIDEVTMEQKARELLSTLSIRIPSVRIPIASLSGGQRQVVAIARALIGDPKVVILDEPTAALGVEQTAQVLDLVERLRERNLGVILISHNMADVKAVADTVAVLRLGKNNGSFSVKDTTHEEIIAAITGATDNAVTRRAGRRSTEAAK is encoded by the coding sequence ATGGTTCACGTGTCCGCTACGCCCGTGCTGGCGTTGCGCGGAGTCTCCAAGCGATTCGGTGCGGTGCAGGCACTCACCGACGTCGAGTTGGAGGTCCACGCCGGAGAAGTGGTCGCCCTGGTCGGCGACAACGGCGCAGGAAAGTCCACGCTGGTCAAGACGATCGCCGGTGTCCACCCCATCGATGAGGGCGTCATCGAGTGGGACGGCAAGCCGGTCAGCATCAACAAGCCGCACGACGCCCAGGGACTCGGCGTCGCGACGGTCTACCAGGACCTCGCGCTGTGCGACAACCTCGATGTCGTCGGCAACCTCTACCTCGGACGCGAGCTGCTGCACCGCGGCGTCATCGACGAGGTCACGATGGAGCAGAAGGCCCGCGAGCTGCTGTCGACGCTCTCCATCCGCATCCCGAGCGTCCGCATCCCGATCGCGAGCCTCTCCGGTGGTCAGCGTCAGGTCGTCGCCATCGCGCGCGCCCTGATCGGTGACCCCAAGGTCGTCATCCTGGACGAGCCCACCGCCGCCCTCGGCGTCGAGCAGACCGCGCAGGTCCTCGACCTCGTCGAGCGGCTGCGCGAGCGCAACCTCGGCGTCATCCTCATCAGCCACAACATGGCCGACGTGAAGGCTGTCGCCGACACCGTCGCCGTGCTGCGCCTGGGTAAGAACAACGGTTCCTTCTCCGTGAAGGACACCACCCACGAAGAGATCATCGCCGCCATCACGGGTGCCACGGACAACGCCGTGACCCGTCGTGCGGGGCGTCGCAGCACGGAGGCGGCAAAGTGA